In Streptomyces sp. V4I8, one genomic interval encodes:
- a CDS encoding diiron oxygenase, whose amino-acid sequence MTSKTEPHLRDSLGLLKDREQVAERLLISSAKNSFDPDTELDWDAPFEEGKWFWPPELVSLYDTPLWRRMSEEQRMELARHEAASLASLGIWFEIILMQLLVRHIYDKPITSAHVRYALTEIADECRHSTMFARMIQKGATPAYPVSRVHHNLARVLKTVSTTPGSFAATLLGEEILDWMQRLTFPDERVQPLVRGVTRIHVVEEARHVRYAREELRRQMMSCPRWEKELTRIGCGGAAQVMSEAFINPQVYTNVGLDRREALAQVKASPHRREVMQSGAKRLTEFLDEVGILKGVGRRMWRSSGLLAS is encoded by the coding sequence ATGACGTCCAAGACCGAACCTCACTTACGCGATTCCCTCGGCCTGCTCAAGGATCGGGAGCAGGTTGCGGAACGGCTGCTGATCTCCTCCGCGAAGAACTCATTCGACCCGGATACCGAGCTCGACTGGGACGCGCCGTTCGAAGAAGGAAAGTGGTTCTGGCCGCCGGAACTGGTGTCGCTCTACGACACACCACTGTGGCGACGGATGTCGGAGGAACAGCGCATGGAGCTGGCCCGGCACGAGGCCGCGTCGCTGGCATCGCTGGGTATTTGGTTCGAGATCATTCTCATGCAACTGCTCGTCCGGCACATCTACGACAAGCCGATCACCAGTGCGCACGTCCGCTACGCGCTCACCGAGATCGCCGATGAGTGCCGCCACTCCACCATGTTCGCCCGCATGATCCAGAAAGGGGCGACTCCCGCGTACCCAGTGAGTCGGGTGCACCACAACCTCGCACGTGTGCTCAAGACGGTGTCCACGACACCGGGTTCGTTCGCGGCGACATTGCTCGGCGAGGAGATCTTGGACTGGATGCAGCGGCTCACCTTCCCGGACGAGCGGGTTCAGCCGCTGGTCCGCGGGGTCACCCGGATCCATGTGGTGGAAGAGGCGCGGCATGTGCGGTATGCGCGCGAGGAATTGCGCCGCCAGATGATGTCGTGCCCGCGCTGGGAGAAGGAGCTGACCCGTATCGGCTGCGGCGGAGCGGCACAGGTCATGTCCGAGGCCTTCATCAACCCCCAGGTCTATACGAACGTGGGTCTCGACCGCCGCGAAGCCCTGGCGCAGGTGAAGGCGAGTCCCCACCGCCGCGAGGTAATGCAGTCCGGCGCCAAGCGGCTCACCGAGTTCCTCGACGAAGTCGGCATCCTGAAGGGTGTGGGCCGGCGTATGTGGCGGAGCTCGGGCCTGCTGGCTTCCTGA
- a CDS encoding L,D-transpeptidase family protein has protein sequence MGRIHRRGAVLLGITGLLAPLTISLSAGHAQAASCTAQTGPYQKQVEKFLGLPVDGRQSTTDCRAIQAFQTKHGITPNAGYAGPVTWGVMDLMNKQKAVGNNPNSAGKCPTNKGRIACVNLTLQLSWIQDGTKLVYGPVPVRTGRDGYETRTGLKKIYWRNIDHVSTIYDVPMPYAQFFDGGQAFHSVGISMWNPPGSHGCVNMTKADAKKYWSLLRNGDDVHVYGRKPGT, from the coding sequence ATGGGGCGCATACACAGACGGGGAGCCGTCTTACTCGGCATCACAGGGCTCCTCGCACCGCTCACCATCTCGCTCAGTGCCGGGCACGCCCAGGCCGCGAGTTGTACGGCGCAGACCGGCCCGTATCAGAAGCAGGTGGAGAAGTTCCTCGGCCTACCGGTCGACGGCAGGCAGTCCACCACCGACTGCAGGGCCATCCAGGCCTTCCAGACCAAGCACGGCATCACGCCGAACGCCGGCTACGCGGGGCCCGTCACCTGGGGCGTGATGGACCTGATGAACAAGCAGAAGGCTGTCGGCAACAACCCCAATAGTGCCGGCAAGTGCCCGACGAACAAGGGCCGTATCGCCTGCGTCAACCTCACGCTCCAGCTGAGCTGGATCCAGGACGGCACGAAGCTCGTGTACGGCCCGGTCCCGGTCCGCACCGGCCGGGACGGCTACGAGACGCGCACCGGCCTGAAGAAGATCTACTGGCGCAACATCGACCACGTGTCGACCATCTATGACGTGCCCATGCCCTACGCCCAGTTCTTCGACGGCGGCCAGGCCTTCCACTCCGTCGGCATCAGCATGTGGAATCCGCCCGGCTCGCACGGTTGCGTCAACATGACCAAGGCGGACGCGAAGAAGTACTGGTCGCTGCTGAGGAACGGCGACGACGTCCACGTGTACGGGCGCAAGCCGGGCACCTGA
- a CDS encoding flavin-containing monooxygenase: MTEHKLGHVRVAVIGTGFGGLGVAARLRREGMTDFVLLERADAIGGTWRDNSYPGCACDVPSHLYSFSFAPNPEWPRNFSGQPLIRSYLEKVTDTFGLRPHIRFNSEVHAARWDCDALHWVIETATGCLTADVVIAATGPLSAPKIPDIPGLDGFPGKVFHSARWDHDYDLRGKRVAMIGTGASAIQIVPRIQPLVRQLTLFQRTPPWVMPRMDRKITSFERWLHRRVPLSRVLRRRLLWGIRELQVSAFTKRPERLRLIEGLATSHMRKAVKDPALRAALTPDYRIGCKRILLSNDYYPALAQPNVDVVATGLREVRGSTLIAADGTEADADAIIFGTGFHVTDMPMAQRVTGAAGTTLAEEWKAGMEALRGASPAGFPNFLTIIGPNTGLGNSSMILMIEAQLNYVADFLRQLDALDCKAALDARPAAVRAWHDRLQERMGTTVWSTGCDSWYLDANGRNTTVWPGTTNEFRKATRKVDLTEYAVLRPPGWDGAGRGRARSAAAGAEAAEEAVA; encoded by the coding sequence ATGACCGAGCACAAGCTTGGCCATGTTCGGGTCGCGGTGATCGGTACGGGGTTCGGGGGGCTCGGGGTCGCGGCGCGGCTGCGCCGCGAGGGCATGACCGACTTCGTCCTGCTGGAGCGGGCCGACGCGATAGGCGGCACCTGGCGGGACAACAGCTATCCGGGCTGCGCCTGCGACGTGCCCTCGCATCTCTACTCGTTCTCGTTCGCGCCCAACCCCGAGTGGCCTCGGAACTTCTCCGGCCAGCCACTCATCCGCTCCTATCTGGAGAAGGTCACCGACACCTTCGGGCTGCGGCCGCACATCCGCTTCAATTCAGAGGTGCATGCCGCACGCTGGGACTGCGACGCACTGCACTGGGTGATCGAGACCGCGACCGGCTGCCTCACCGCCGATGTCGTGATAGCGGCGACCGGCCCCCTGTCCGCCCCCAAGATCCCCGACATACCCGGCCTGGACGGCTTTCCCGGCAAGGTCTTTCACTCCGCGCGCTGGGACCACGACTACGACCTGCGCGGCAAGCGCGTCGCCATGATCGGCACCGGTGCCTCGGCGATCCAGATCGTCCCCCGGATCCAGCCGCTCGTGCGGCAGCTGACCCTGTTCCAGCGCACCCCGCCCTGGGTGATGCCCCGCATGGACCGGAAGATCACGTCCTTCGAACGCTGGCTGCACAGACGCGTGCCCCTCTCCCGGGTCTTACGCCGCCGACTGTTGTGGGGGATCCGCGAACTGCAGGTCAGCGCCTTCACGAAGCGGCCGGAGCGGCTGCGGCTGATTGAGGGGCTGGCCACGTCCCACATGCGCAAGGCTGTCAAGGACCCGGCCCTGCGGGCGGCCTTGACTCCTGACTATCGCATCGGGTGCAAGCGCATCCTGCTGTCCAACGACTACTACCCGGCGTTGGCTCAGCCCAATGTGGACGTGGTCGCCACCGGGCTGCGAGAGGTGCGGGGCTCGACACTGATCGCCGCCGACGGCACCGAAGCGGACGCCGACGCGATCATCTTCGGCACCGGCTTCCACGTCACCGACATGCCCATGGCCCAGCGTGTCACAGGCGCGGCCGGCACCACCCTCGCGGAGGAATGGAAAGCCGGTATGGAAGCCCTGCGCGGAGCCAGTCCCGCCGGCTTTCCCAACTTCCTGACCATCATCGGCCCCAACACCGGCCTCGGGAACAGCTCAATGATCCTCATGATCGAGGCACAGCTGAACTATGTGGCCGACTTCCTCCGGCAGCTCGACGCCCTGGACTGCAAAGCGGCACTGGATGCCCGTCCCGCCGCCGTGCGGGCCTGGCACGACCGCCTCCAGGAGCGGATGGGCACCACGGTCTGGAGCACCGGGTGCGACAGCTGGTATCTGGACGCCAACGGCCGCAACACGACGGTCTGGCCGGGGACGACCAATGAGTTCAGGAAGGCCACCCGAAAAGTGGACCTCACAGAGTATGCCGTGCTGCGCCCACCGGGCTGGGACGGTGCGGGGCGCGGTCGGGCGCGGTCCGCGGCGGCCGGTGCCGAGGCGGCGGAAGAAGCTGTCGCATGA
- a CDS encoding alpha/beta fold hydrolase — protein sequence MSWLTHMRSSRYTPPTPAQKLTAVSADGARIQVEVHGSEQAPTVVLAHGWTCRIGFWAPVTRALAVDHRVVLYDQRGHGSSPLAPIPGGYSTRVLADDLQAVLETALQDGERAVVAGHSMGGMSVLAAADREAVRKRAAAVLLCSTASSRLLSDSRVVPLRSPRLRTRVHRALLGTRAPLGPVTPLSKQILKYVTMSPGATREMVEACAHVVHACPTAVRAGWARVLADLDLTPQVTRLSMPTAVLVGTADRLTPPEHARRMAAALPRCVGLTELPGLGHMTPLEAPQTVAGAVRSLVHDHLTAPATEPVNQRSTFKDGRG from the coding sequence ATGAGCTGGCTGACACACATGCGCTCCAGCCGGTACACCCCGCCCACGCCCGCACAGAAGCTGACTGCCGTCTCGGCCGACGGCGCCCGCATCCAAGTCGAGGTGCACGGGAGTGAGCAAGCACCCACCGTCGTCCTGGCGCATGGCTGGACCTGCCGGATCGGTTTCTGGGCACCGGTCACCCGCGCATTGGCCGTCGACCATCGCGTCGTGCTGTACGACCAGCGGGGCCACGGCAGCAGTCCCCTCGCCCCGATACCCGGCGGCTACAGCACGAGGGTGCTCGCCGATGACCTCCAGGCCGTACTCGAAACGGCACTCCAGGACGGAGAGCGCGCGGTAGTCGCCGGACATTCCATGGGCGGCATGTCCGTGCTGGCGGCCGCCGACCGGGAAGCCGTGCGCAAACGGGCAGCAGCCGTGCTGCTCTGCAGCACCGCCAGTTCACGCCTGTTGTCGGACTCCCGAGTGGTGCCGCTGCGCTCACCGCGTCTACGGACACGGGTGCACCGAGCCCTGCTCGGAACCCGCGCCCCGCTCGGCCCGGTCACCCCCTTGTCGAAACAGATACTCAAGTACGTGACCATGAGCCCCGGCGCCACGCGGGAGATGGTGGAGGCGTGCGCCCACGTCGTACACGCCTGCCCGACCGCCGTGCGGGCCGGCTGGGCCCGCGTCCTGGCCGATCTGGATCTGACGCCGCAGGTGACGCGGCTGAGCATGCCGACCGCGGTACTCGTGGGCACGGCCGATCGGCTCACCCCGCCCGAACACGCCCGCCGGATGGCTGCCGCCCTGCCGCGGTGTGTGGGACTCACCGAGCTCCCAGGACTCGGTCACATGACGCCGTTGGAGGCACCGCAGACGGTGGCGGGCGCGGTGCGCTCGCTCGTCCACGATCACCTCACAGCGCCCGCGACCGAGCCTGTCAACCAGCGGTCCACGTTCAAGGATGGGAGAGGGTGA
- a CDS encoding Asp23/Gls24 family envelope stress response protein — translation MSGADEDVTPGKTTIADVIVVKVAGMAAREIPGVHDTGGGLSRALDAVRDRAPGGRRHLGRGVKAEVGERQTAISIDLVVEQGAVVPEVVWHVRENVISSVERITGLEVVEVNVAVNDVHLPDDESFISEALRVA, via the coding sequence ATGAGCGGAGCCGACGAAGACGTCACGCCCGGTAAGACGACCATCGCCGACGTGATAGTGGTCAAAGTCGCCGGCATGGCGGCCCGTGAGATCCCCGGAGTCCATGACACTGGCGGTGGCCTCTCCCGCGCGCTCGACGCGGTCCGTGATCGAGCTCCGGGCGGGCGACGCCACCTGGGACGCGGCGTGAAGGCGGAGGTCGGCGAGCGGCAGACGGCCATCAGCATCGACCTGGTCGTGGAGCAAGGAGCCGTGGTCCCGGAAGTCGTCTGGCACGTACGGGAGAACGTGATCTCCTCCGTGGAACGGATCACGGGCCTTGAGGTTGTCGAGGTGAACGTGGCCGTCAACGACGTACATCTCCCGGACGATGAGTCGTTCATCTCCGAGGCACTGCGTGTGGCGTGA
- a CDS encoding C1 family peptidase, with translation MNASLNGPVGGMGWLPDRPDIRDYTKAAPQVDAFLGASGLISRAPVAPPPLVDLRSKCSPIVDQGELGSCTANAATGVLEYFQIQSSGSFTPASRRFIYKATRNFLGVQGDTGAYLRSTMGALALFGVPPERFWAYDVELFDDEPPAFCYAFASNYQALMYYRLDPPGISLNELLTDIKASLAAGLPAMFGFPVYSSIEQATEGNIPFPSSRESVLGGHAVVAVGYDDNRAIMNPLDNGTTKGALIIRNSWGVSWGDNGYGYLPYDYVTEGLADDFWVLVNAENLAVAPFDE, from the coding sequence ATGAACGCTTCGCTCAATGGACCCGTTGGTGGGATGGGCTGGTTACCCGATCGTCCCGACATCCGCGACTACACGAAGGCGGCCCCCCAGGTCGACGCTTTTCTCGGCGCATCGGGTCTGATCTCGCGAGCTCCCGTTGCGCCGCCACCACTCGTGGACTTACGGTCCAAATGTTCTCCCATCGTGGATCAGGGCGAACTGGGCTCATGTACGGCCAACGCTGCTACCGGGGTTCTTGAGTACTTCCAGATTCAGTCGTCCGGATCCTTCACACCGGCCTCCCGTCGCTTCATCTACAAAGCGACCCGCAACTTCCTTGGAGTTCAAGGCGACACGGGAGCGTATCTTCGCTCCACGATGGGAGCCTTGGCCCTCTTCGGGGTACCGCCGGAGAGGTTCTGGGCTTACGACGTCGAACTCTTCGACGATGAGCCGCCCGCGTTCTGCTACGCCTTTGCGAGCAACTACCAGGCGCTGATGTACTACCGTCTGGACCCGCCAGGCATCAGCCTCAACGAACTGCTCACGGACATCAAGGCCAGCCTCGCAGCTGGGCTGCCCGCCATGTTCGGATTCCCGGTCTACAGCAGCATCGAGCAAGCTACGGAAGGCAACATCCCCTTCCCTTCGTCACGCGAATCCGTTCTGGGTGGCCACGCGGTCGTCGCAGTCGGTTACGACGACAACCGTGCCATCATGAATCCGCTGGACAACGGAACCACCAAAGGTGCGCTCATCATCCGCAACTCTTGGGGCGTGTCGTGGGGGGACAACGGATATGGCTATTTGCCGTACGACTACGTCACCGAGGGGCTCGCAGACGACTTTTGGGTGCTTGTCAACGCCGAGAATTTGGCAGTGGCGCCCTTCGATGAGTAG
- a CDS encoding caspase domain-containing protein has translation MTDRALLVGIDEYPDPTNRLNSCVADTEEFGKLLGRLGFADSEIRFLHDADARLDNIREGLDWLSDGAQPGDHRVFFQSSHGYRHLKGDVLTEVLCCYDEFLEDTELVRRTAGLPRGVLTVVIDACHSGGMEKSFFVQGKPRLVRAKVFSPPPAKSLAAANALTAVRGVKPFGRAPMRDESSLLASLASPPGEAFASQGVVSGAGELNGILITACRPDQTAASGSAVTDWLSAFTYSLLQAADETLPVAELVSRAGDTLAALNMSQTPCIFAPSGQEEMLSRTLVSMTEVSRNLIQKVEDLLKSAAAAADSATTAASPGSGATMKGIHTMTTMSIGKAVDSLIGGVQRASAPPTPTTTPADTWLSDVQRACALFAPAIAAGMAPQVGAQDLAIRQPLENIDHIYDPNFWKAFIDSGRVLVPAMMDEFTRTGGPGLRTYSVEDSDLHAQIAERVPPEYRGNEKFFGLVAAMTSIALPLISQALRKDYEPFARAYQPGGTTERIDLPLPPSLTEGERKKWLTAALNVTADCLTPLMRALS, from the coding sequence ATGACAGATCGCGCACTGCTCGTCGGCATAGATGAGTACCCTGACCCGACCAACCGCCTGAACAGCTGCGTAGCGGACACGGAAGAATTCGGGAAACTGCTGGGCCGACTGGGTTTCGCTGATTCCGAGATTAGGTTTCTGCATGACGCCGATGCCAGGCTCGACAACATCAGAGAAGGCTTGGACTGGCTCAGTGATGGTGCACAGCCGGGAGATCACAGGGTCTTCTTCCAGTCGTCCCATGGGTACCGACATCTCAAGGGCGATGTGCTGACAGAAGTCCTCTGCTGCTACGACGAGTTCTTGGAGGACACCGAACTGGTCCGCCGCACCGCAGGGCTTCCCCGTGGAGTGCTCACCGTGGTCATCGACGCCTGCCACTCCGGTGGCATGGAGAAATCCTTCTTCGTTCAAGGAAAGCCGCGCCTCGTCAGGGCCAAGGTGTTTTCGCCTCCCCCGGCCAAGTCTCTGGCGGCAGCGAACGCATTGACGGCTGTGCGCGGTGTGAAGCCCTTCGGCCGAGCGCCAATGCGCGACGAAAGTTCGCTTCTCGCCAGCCTCGCGAGCCCACCCGGCGAGGCGTTCGCGTCGCAGGGCGTCGTGTCCGGCGCCGGTGAACTGAACGGGATCCTGATCACGGCGTGCCGCCCGGATCAGACCGCTGCTTCTGGCAGCGCGGTCACCGACTGGCTTTCCGCGTTCACTTACTCACTTTTGCAGGCTGCCGACGAGACGCTCCCGGTCGCCGAACTCGTCTCACGAGCCGGAGACACTCTGGCGGCCCTCAATATGAGCCAAACGCCGTGCATATTCGCTCCGTCCGGCCAGGAAGAAATGCTCTCCCGGACGCTCGTGTCCATGACCGAAGTGAGCAGGAACCTGATCCAGAAGGTGGAGGACCTGCTCAAGTCCGCGGCGGCCGCTGCCGACTCCGCGACGACGGCCGCTTCTCCTGGAAGCGGCGCGACGATGAAAGGAATACACACGATGACCACGATGAGCATCGGCAAGGCCGTCGACAGCCTGATCGGCGGTGTGCAGAGGGCCAGCGCCCCACCCACGCCCACGACCACTCCCGCCGACACCTGGCTCTCGGACGTGCAGCGGGCCTGTGCCCTGTTCGCCCCTGCCATCGCGGCGGGGATGGCACCGCAGGTCGGTGCGCAAGATCTGGCGATCCGCCAGCCCCTGGAGAACATCGACCACATCTACGACCCGAACTTCTGGAAAGCGTTCATCGATTCCGGCCGCGTTCTCGTTCCGGCGATGATGGACGAGTTCACCAGGACCGGCGGGCCCGGACTGCGGACGTACTCCGTCGAGGACTCCGACCTGCATGCTCAGATCGCGGAGAGGGTCCCGCCCGAGTACCGCGGCAATGAGAAGTTCTTCGGGCTCGTGGCGGCGATGACCAGCATCGCTTTACCGCTCATCAGCCAGGCACTCAGGAAGGACTACGAGCCCTTCGCCAGGGCGTATCAGCCCGGCGGCACGACCGAGCGGATCGACCTGCCACTCCCCCCGAGCCTCACGGAGGGGGAGCGCAAGAAGTGGCTGACGGCGGCACTCAACGTAACCGCGGACTGCCTGACTCCTCTGATGAGGGCCTTGTCCTGA
- a CDS encoding transposase: MVESTGWDRRLSVAADGKKLVGHAGAVLLRKLADRLGLTGGLARVLPSSTAAGWRERSGVLVQLAVAIVLGARSLLEAEQLHLHHQQLFGPAVSDSTMRRVLAGLDEHTLRKIAKVRRRVRRQVWGLLHLRPGGFPYLTVAGRHLKGWIVVDLDATVITAASKKEGAAATFKGTFGFHPLAGWCANTGESLAMELRCGNAGANTVEDHLRVLAACLEQVPGSSQAKLLIRVDGAGATHGLLEHLESLNTKRRTVRYTVGWKITPEDEAAIAKLPESAWETSLHQDGSVQEGYQVAELTGVNTREGWPEGMRLIVRRVRPSRRQHKKLTDFEKQTGWRYSITATNIRHLWGISTLRRIVILNR; the protein is encoded by the coding sequence GTGGTCGAGAGTACAGGGTGGGACCGTCGGCTGTCCGTGGCTGCTGACGGGAAGAAGCTGGTAGGGCACGCGGGGGCGGTGCTGCTGCGGAAACTGGCCGACCGCCTGGGGCTGACGGGTGGACTGGCCCGGGTGCTGCCGTCGAGTACGGCGGCCGGGTGGCGGGAGCGGAGCGGGGTGCTGGTCCAGCTGGCTGTGGCGATCGTGCTCGGAGCACGGAGTCTGCTGGAGGCCGAGCAGCTCCACCTGCACCACCAGCAGCTCTTCGGCCCGGCTGTGTCGGACTCGACGATGCGCCGGGTGCTGGCCGGCCTCGACGAACACACGCTGCGAAAGATCGCGAAGGTGCGGCGGCGGGTGCGCCGCCAGGTGTGGGGCCTGCTGCATCTGCGGCCGGGCGGCTTCCCCTATCTCACCGTTGCCGGACGGCACTTGAAGGGCTGGATCGTCGTGGACCTGGACGCCACGGTCATCACTGCCGCTTCGAAGAAGGAAGGGGCAGCGGCGACGTTCAAGGGCACGTTCGGCTTCCACCCGCTGGCCGGCTGGTGCGCGAACACCGGTGAGAGCCTGGCAATGGAGCTGCGCTGCGGGAATGCCGGGGCGAACACCGTCGAGGACCACCTGCGCGTGCTGGCGGCCTGTCTGGAGCAGGTCCCCGGCTCCTCGCAGGCCAAGCTCCTCATCCGCGTCGACGGCGCCGGGGCCACGCACGGCCTGCTGGAGCACCTGGAGTCACTGAACACGAAGCGGCGCACGGTCCGTTACACCGTCGGCTGGAAGATCACGCCCGAGGACGAGGCGGCGATCGCGAAACTCCCCGAAAGCGCATGGGAGACCTCCCTGCACCAGGACGGCAGCGTCCAGGAGGGCTACCAGGTCGCCGAGTTGACCGGGGTGAACACCCGCGAGGGCTGGCCCGAGGGGATGCGGCTGATCGTCCGCCGGGTCAGACCCTCACGGCGGCAGCACAAGAAGCTGACCGACTTCGAGAAACAGACCGGCTGGCGCTACTCGATCACCGCGACGAATATCCGGCACCTGTGGGGCATCTCGACTTTGCGGAGAATCGTGATCTTGAACAGATAG
- a CDS encoding SDR family oxidoreductase — protein MRRSLQGQVVAVTGAARGVGRQLACRLAARGARIALIGLEPEELRRVSDELATECAYWHADVTDAEALGRVAREVVERFGTVDAVVANAGVAQGGPFLDCDVRSFDRVLQVNLLGSVNTARAFLPALLDSRGYLLQIASLAAITPAPMMTAYCASKSGVEAFAHCLRGEVGHQGVEVGVAYLSWTDTDMVRGADEDDVLRELRRRLPWPANRTYPLGPAVERLVRGIEHRSAHIYAQRWLRGLQGIRGYLPGLIGTGARREMRRFEPQLAAGRENRAGLVGAGGAADEKAQARQIPTDS, from the coding sequence ATGCGTAGGAGTCTTCAGGGGCAGGTCGTGGCGGTGACGGGTGCCGCGCGGGGTGTCGGCCGACAACTGGCGTGCCGGCTCGCGGCGCGAGGGGCGCGGATCGCGTTGATCGGTCTGGAGCCGGAGGAGCTGCGGCGAGTGTCGGACGAGCTGGCCACCGAGTGTGCGTACTGGCATGCCGATGTCACCGATGCCGAGGCCCTGGGGCGGGTCGCGCGAGAGGTCGTGGAGCGCTTCGGGACGGTGGATGCCGTGGTCGCCAATGCCGGTGTGGCACAGGGTGGCCCGTTCCTGGACTGCGACGTCCGTTCCTTCGACCGGGTCCTTCAGGTCAATCTGCTGGGCAGTGTCAACACTGCTCGTGCCTTCCTGCCCGCGCTGCTGGACAGCCGCGGCTATCTGCTGCAGATCGCCTCACTGGCCGCCATCACCCCGGCCCCCATGATGACGGCCTACTGCGCGTCGAAATCGGGGGTGGAGGCGTTCGCTCACTGTCTGCGCGGGGAGGTCGGCCATCAGGGCGTCGAGGTGGGGGTGGCGTATTTGAGCTGGACCGACACCGACATGGTGCGCGGCGCGGACGAGGACGACGTCCTGCGTGAACTGCGTCGGCGGCTGCCCTGGCCGGCCAACCGCACCTATCCTTTGGGCCCGGCCGTGGAGCGGCTCGTCAGGGGCATCGAGCACCGCTCTGCCCACATCTACGCCCAACGCTGGCTCCGCGGGCTGCAAGGCATACGTGGCTACCTGCCCGGCCTCATCGGAACCGGGGCACGACGCGAGATGCGCCGTTTCGAGCCCCAACTGGCCGCCGGCCGCGAAAACCGCGCCGGGCTGGTCGGCGCCGGTGGCGCCGCAGACGAGAAGGCCCAAGCGCGGCAGATCCCAACCGATTCGTGA